Proteins co-encoded in one Kutzneria chonburiensis genomic window:
- a CDS encoding sulfite oxidase-like oxidoreductase, which yields MSRPTRGFVGKRRAPRDRRLPPGQYDIGRDFPVLTAEVTPRVHTDRWTMTVDGLVRKPGRWTWDELHALPQEEYRGDIHCVTTWSKFDTRFGGVSIDLLLDQAEPLDTATHVLATSTTGYTTNLPLEHLRNGKAWLVWTHEGKPLHRDHGGPVRLLVPHLYFWKSAKWVTKLTLLDHDVQGFWERNGYHDLGDPWREQRYQGD from the coding sequence ATGAGTCGACCGACGCGGGGCTTCGTCGGCAAGCGACGGGCCCCGAGGGACCGGCGGTTGCCGCCCGGCCAGTACGACATCGGCCGCGACTTCCCGGTGCTGACCGCGGAAGTCACGCCACGGGTGCACACCGACCGCTGGACCATGACGGTCGACGGCCTGGTGCGCAAACCCGGCAGGTGGACGTGGGACGAGCTGCACGCGCTGCCGCAGGAGGAGTACCGCGGCGACATCCACTGCGTCACCACGTGGTCGAAGTTCGACACGCGGTTCGGCGGCGTCAGCATCGACCTGCTGCTGGACCAGGCCGAGCCGCTGGACACGGCCACGCACGTGCTGGCCACGTCGACCACGGGCTACACCACCAACCTGCCGCTGGAGCACCTGCGCAACGGCAAGGCCTGGCTGGTGTGGACGCACGAGGGCAAGCCGCTGCACCGCGACCACGGCGGCCCGGTGCGGCTGCTGGTGCCGCACCTGTACTTCTGGAAGAGCGCCAAATGGGTCACCAAGCTGACCCTGCTCGACCACGACGTGCAGGGTTTCTGGGAGCGCAACGGCTATCACGACCTCGGCGACCCCTGGCGCGAACAGCGGTACCAAGGTGACTGA
- a CDS encoding TetR/AcrR family transcriptional regulator, with amino-acid sequence MARTKEFDPDVALRAALDLFWRQGYEATSVQDLVDHLGIGRASIYATFGSKDELYRQALKRYSGDLGLRYLDLLSGPSPLAAVRELMASVAFEAVTDPKGCLITNTAVECPAVSGIEVLVERGFNGLQAMLAGALVRAQDEGELAADKDPQALARFLVTFMQGLRVMAHRPDEHRIRDALDQALTLLA; translated from the coding sequence ATGGCCAGGACCAAGGAGTTCGATCCGGACGTCGCGCTGCGGGCGGCGCTGGACCTGTTCTGGCGGCAGGGCTACGAGGCGACGTCGGTGCAGGATCTGGTCGATCACCTTGGCATCGGCCGGGCCAGCATCTACGCCACCTTCGGCAGCAAGGACGAGCTCTACCGGCAGGCCCTGAAGCGGTACTCGGGCGATCTCGGCCTGCGCTACCTCGACCTGCTGTCCGGGCCGAGCCCGCTGGCGGCGGTGCGGGAGCTGATGGCGTCGGTGGCGTTCGAGGCGGTCACCGACCCGAAGGGCTGCCTGATCACCAACACCGCGGTCGAATGCCCGGCGGTCAGTGGCATCGAAGTGCTGGTGGAACGGGGATTCAACGGCTTGCAGGCGATGCTGGCCGGGGCGCTGGTGCGGGCGCAGGACGAGGGGGAGCTGGCGGCGGACAAGGATCCGCAGGCGTTGGCCCGGTTCCTGGTGACGTTCATGCAGGGCCTGCGGGTGATGGCCCACCGGCCGGACGAGCACCGCATCCGCGACGCCCTCGACCAGGCGCTCACCCTCCTCGCCTGA
- a CDS encoding FAD-binding oxidoreductase produces MTDPRGWRYAKVISTSHDTPHSVTLRLDVPDRVRHLSGQHYVIRLTAEDGYRAQRSYSVASAPDDPLLELFVERLEDGEVSTYLADVVVPGDELEIRGPIGGWFAWNGSTPALGIGGGSGVVPMISMLRHNSDNFRVAASVRTAVDLPYAAELTAAGALIAVTREDFGGRAAGRLTAHELLPLYTPGAVCYVCGSAAFAEAASMLLLDIGVPTEDIRVERFGPSG; encoded by the coding sequence GTGACTGACCCCCGCGGCTGGCGCTACGCCAAGGTCATCTCGACGAGCCACGACACCCCGCACAGCGTGACGCTGCGGCTGGACGTGCCGGACCGGGTGCGGCATCTGTCCGGCCAGCACTACGTGATTCGGCTGACCGCCGAGGACGGCTACCGGGCGCAGCGCTCGTACTCGGTGGCGTCGGCGCCGGACGACCCGCTGCTGGAGCTGTTCGTGGAACGGCTCGAGGACGGCGAGGTCTCCACGTACCTGGCCGATGTCGTGGTGCCCGGCGACGAGCTGGAGATCCGCGGCCCGATCGGCGGCTGGTTCGCGTGGAACGGCAGCACGCCGGCGCTGGGCATCGGCGGCGGCTCCGGTGTCGTGCCGATGATTTCCATGCTGCGGCACAATTCCGACAACTTCCGCGTGGCTGCGTCGGTGCGCACGGCGGTGGATCTGCCCTATGCCGCCGAACTTACGGCCGCCGGGGCGCTGATCGCGGTGACCCGGGAGGACTTCGGCGGCCGGGCCGCGGGTCGGCTGACCGCGCACGAACTGCTGCCCCTCTACACGCCCGGCGCCGTCTGCTACGTCTGCGGATCGGCCGCTTTCGCCGAGGCGGCAAGCATGTTGCTGCTCGACATCGGCGTGCCGACGGAGGACATCCGGGTCGAAAGGTTCGGTCCCTCGGGCTGA
- a CDS encoding MFS transporter, with translation MSDTRLLASPGFRLFWASDAVSMTGSYVTTVAVPLLAANVLQATGTEFGLLRAAPWLPYLLFGVVAGVLVDRCHRKPILVGADLARFVLMAVIPLLAAFDRLSMPVLIVLTALIGTLSLAYDAAHQSFLPRLVPREQLADGNARLHQTDSTAQMVGPALAGALVQAVGAAAAVLVDAVSFLLSGLLLARVRVDEPVERPESRNLRREMREGLAWVYRDPVLAAMALTGHVWFFFNAIASTALPLYLVRVLHADSLAYGVTVAAAGVGGVLGALLSTRLGRRLGGGPVIVAGHWLVPLGYLLVPFGGGGIAGLIMVGAAQFVFGLGIGIQSPLEMGYRQGVTPDRLQGRMNATMRSFNRGSLVLGAALGGVLTDWIGLSAALWVGIAGLVAQAVAAMLSPLRTIS, from the coding sequence ATGAGCGATACTCGGTTACTTGCCTCGCCGGGATTCCGGCTGTTCTGGGCGTCCGACGCCGTCTCCATGACCGGCTCGTACGTGACGACGGTGGCGGTGCCGCTGCTGGCGGCCAACGTGCTCCAGGCCACCGGCACCGAGTTCGGCCTGCTGCGGGCCGCGCCGTGGCTGCCGTACCTGCTGTTCGGCGTGGTCGCCGGCGTGCTGGTGGACCGGTGTCACCGCAAGCCGATCCTGGTCGGGGCCGACCTGGCCCGGTTCGTGCTGATGGCCGTGATCCCGTTGCTGGCGGCGTTCGATCGGCTGTCGATGCCGGTGCTGATCGTGCTGACGGCCCTGATCGGCACGTTGTCGCTGGCCTATGACGCCGCGCACCAGTCGTTCCTGCCGCGTCTGGTGCCGCGGGAGCAGTTGGCCGACGGCAACGCCCGTCTGCACCAGACCGATTCCACCGCGCAGATGGTCGGGCCCGCGCTGGCCGGTGCGCTCGTGCAGGCCGTCGGCGCGGCCGCCGCCGTGCTGGTCGACGCCGTGTCGTTCCTGCTCTCCGGGCTCCTGCTGGCCCGCGTCCGCGTCGACGAGCCGGTTGAGCGGCCCGAATCCCGCAACCTGCGGCGGGAGATGCGGGAGGGCCTGGCGTGGGTGTACCGCGACCCGGTGCTGGCCGCGATGGCGCTCACCGGGCACGTGTGGTTCTTCTTCAATGCCATCGCCAGCACCGCCCTGCCGCTGTACCTCGTGCGGGTGCTGCATGCCGATTCGTTGGCGTACGGCGTGACCGTCGCCGCGGCCGGCGTCGGCGGGGTTCTCGGCGCGCTGTTGTCCACTCGCCTCGGCCGGCGCCTCGGCGGCGGGCCCGTCATCGTCGCCGGGCATTGGTTGGTCCCGCTGGGCTACCTGCTGGTCCCGTTCGGCGGCGGCGGTATCGCCGGTCTGATCATGGTCGGCGCCGCGCAGTTCGTGTTCGGGCTCGGCATCGGCATCCAGAGCCCGTTGGAGATGGGCTACCGCCAAGGCGTCACGCCGGACCGCTTGCAGGGCCGGATGAACGCCACCATGCGCTCGTTCAACCGCGGCTCCCTCGTGCTCGGCGCCGCCCTCGGCGGCGTGCTCACCGACTGGATCGGCCTCTCGGCCGCGTTGTGGGTAGGCATCGCCGGGCTCGTCGCACAGGCCGTCGCCGCGATGCTGTCCCCTTTGCGCACCATTTCCTGA
- a CDS encoding alpha/beta fold hydrolase: protein MGDVELAAELGLRSGHAEVNGTRLHYVTGGEGEPLVLLPGWPQTWWSYHRILPKLARRRVIAVDLRGMGGSDKPVMGYDKKTMAGDVHELIRHLGHEKADVAGHDIGAMVAFSLAANHPESVNKIALLDVPHPSDSFHELRVLGPNALWWFAFNQLTTLPAQLLAGRARLLVDHMIERLALDPAAIPDRDRAIYAAAYDTEEAITAGNRWYQAFERDIEDLRSYDKVTTPVLGLLAPWAAPAVEAAITRAATDVRIRVIPDSGHFLAEERPEQVLAEFEEFFG from the coding sequence ATGGGTGACGTCGAGCTTGCGGCGGAGCTGGGGCTGCGGAGTGGGCACGCGGAGGTGAACGGGACGCGGCTGCACTACGTGACGGGTGGCGAAGGGGAGCCGCTGGTGCTGCTGCCGGGGTGGCCGCAGACCTGGTGGTCGTACCACCGGATTTTGCCGAAGCTGGCGCGGCGGCGGGTGATCGCGGTCGATCTCAGGGGCATGGGCGGGTCGGACAAGCCGGTAATGGGCTATGACAAGAAGACCATGGCGGGGGATGTCCACGAGCTGATCCGCCACCTCGGCCACGAAAAGGCCGATGTGGCCGGGCACGACATCGGGGCGATGGTGGCGTTCAGCCTGGCGGCCAACCACCCCGAGTCCGTGAACAAGATCGCGCTGCTGGACGTGCCGCACCCGAGCGACTCCTTCCACGAGCTGCGGGTGCTGGGGCCGAACGCGCTGTGGTGGTTCGCCTTCAACCAGCTGACCACGCTGCCGGCGCAGCTGCTCGCCGGCCGGGCCCGGCTGCTGGTCGACCACATGATCGAGCGACTGGCCCTGGACCCGGCGGCGATCCCGGACCGCGACCGGGCGATCTACGCGGCGGCGTACGACACGGAAGAGGCGATCACGGCGGGCAACCGGTGGTACCAGGCGTTCGAACGGGACATCGAGGACCTGCGCTCGTACGACAAGGTGACGACCCCGGTGCTGGGCCTGCTGGCGCCCTGGGCCGCCCCGGCGGTGGAGGCGGCCATCACGCGGGCCGCCACCGACGTGCGGATCCGCGTGATTCCGGACAGCGGACACTTCCTCGCCGAGGAACGGCCGGAACAGGTGCTGGCCGAGTTCGAAGAATTCTTCGGGTAG